GCCGGGGGAGCGGACGTTGCGGGTGACCGCGACCCGGTCCTCTTCCAGCTCGGTGTCCGGCTCGCTGCTGTCGTGCACGACGATGCAGCGGACCTCGCCCGGGTAGTCCTGGGCCAGCACCGCGGCCACGGCCTTGCGGACCAGCTGCGGCCGGTCCCGGGTCGGGATCACCACGGTCACCGCCGGGTACGTCCCGGCGCCGGTCGTGTCCTGCTCCGCGGCCGGCGAACCGGTCACTTGTCCCCCCGCAGCTGGTAGCCGTAGCCGGTCATCGGCCACGCGGTCAGCGCCGACACGCCGAGCCGGGTCCGCGGCGGCATCTCCCGCCGCCAGGCGTCGTCGGCCCGCAGCGTCAGCCGGCCGGTGGAGAACCGCATCGGGTTGCCGCCGATCGTGTGGCTGCGGCCGAGCTCCGCGCTGTCGGAGTGCAGGAACCGCAGCGACTCCTCGTCGGCCGGCAGCCCCAGGTAGGCCAGCACCTCGCTGAGCACGCCCACCGGCTCGGCCACCAGGTCCTCGTACCGGATCCGGTGGACCGCGGTGCCGAGCCGGCCGAGCAGGTCGAACAGCGCGTTGTTGGCCGTCCAGAGCACGGCCGCGCGGGCCGGCGTGTAGGTCGGCATGTCCTCGGCGTCCCGCTCCGGCCGGCTCACCCGCTTCGACCACGAGTACGCCACGCCGCGGCTGTCGCGGACCATGTGCAGCACCCGCAGGTCCAGGTCGGCGGCCCGGCGCAGCGCGAAGGCCAGCGAGGCGTGCTTGCTCGCGTCGACCAGCACCGCGTCGCCGGTGACCTCGGCGACGCCCCGGTAGAGCCGCCGGTAGAGGTCGCAGTATTCGTCGACCATGCGGGCCTGCTTGGCCGAGGCGGCCGGGGCGGCCAGCAGCGGCACGTACCGGGTCCGGTCGACCGCGGCCTTCAGGGCCAGCACCTGCTCGACGTCGAGCCGGTCCCAGCCGCCGAACGCGGCGGCGCCGACCGCCCGCCAGTGCGGACAGCGGGAGAACGGCTCGCCGCAGCCGCAACGCTCGTCGTCGCGCAGCGCCCGTTCCCACAGGTGCACGGACTCGCCGATCGCGGTCACCCCGGGCACCTCGGCCAGCATCCGCTCCAGCAGCGTCGACCCGGACCGGCCGAAGCCGCCGAGGAACGCGATCCGAGGCCGGTCCACGGCCGCGGGCGGCGGCGTCTCGACCCGCAGCAGCCCGTCGACCAGCCGGCCCAGCCGCCGGGTGGTGCTCACGATCTCCTCCGGCGTCCCGACCGCGGCACCGCGGCCGGCGACGGCCGCCGCGTCCAGCGCGTCGCGCAACGCCGCCTCGTCCTCGGCCACCGTGACCAGGCCGCTGGAGCCGAGCCGGCGGGAGAACAACTGCTGGTGGTCGTCGACGTGCTCGTCGCGCGCCGGGTCGCGCGGCACCACGATCGGGCGGTGGCCGGCCTTGCGGGCCTCGGAGATCGTCGCCGGGCCGCCGTGGCTGACCACCACGTCGACGGCGGCGATCTCGGACTGCACCTTGGCCCAGTCCAGGTAAGGCTGGCCGGCCGCGAACTCCGGCGGGCGGGAGGTGCCGTGCTGGACCAGCACGTCGGCGCCGCGGTCGGCGGCCCACCGGTCCACCCAGGCGACCAGCCGGTCGAAGCGGTGGTGATCCGTCCCGACCAGCACCAGCACCCGCGGAGCCGCGCTCACAGCAGCGGCCCCACGACGACGGAGCCCGGGTAGAACCGGCGCTGCTCCTCCCACTGCACCAGGAACAGTCGGGTGAACGGGCGGCACAGCCGGCCGGTGAGCGTGGGGGAGTCGATGCGGTCGTACACCTCGAGATAGACCGTGGGAATTCCGCGCAGCCAGCCGAGGACGAAGAAAGGAACCGCGACGCCGGCACCGGTGGACACGATCACGGCCGGTTTCACCTTACGCAAGAGCCTGAATGCGAGACCCATGTTGCGGAGGAGGTTCGGAATGTTACGGGTGGTGGGATAATGCGCCCAGGCGACCTTCTCGCCCGGCAGCTGCGATTTGGCGTCCGGGGTCGGAAAGGTGACCCAGGCCCGCGGCCGGTCCCCCCACCAGGACCGCAGCGCGAGCAGTTGGGCGAGGTGCCCGCCGCTGGAACCCACCAGCAGCACCGGTCCTTGTCCCCCGGGCATTCGCGACCTCTCCGCCGCCGCGAAGGCAGCCGTCATCGTCTCCACCCCCAGCGCGGCGACCGGTCCGGCCCGCCGCGCAGTCGACCCGCCGAGAAATGCGGCTCCGTATCGCGAATCTACCGGCGTCGGCGACCGGACGGGGCCGTACGGGCGAACGAATGGTGAACCGCACCCTACTCAGCGCCGGACGGGCAGCCGTCTGGGGTTGAAGTACGGCTCGGCCAGCAACTGTCCGAACTGCTCCACCGCGTCGCCCTGCAGCGCCAGCTGCGCCCGTGGACCCTTGGTCTTGTCGTTCGAGTCGAAGTAGACCAGCGCCTTGATCGACGGGTTGTCCTCGGTGACCTGCTCGGCCTGGTCCAGCCACGCGGTCTGGCCGCCGGGGAACTGGTCCGAGGTGGCCCACTCGCCGATCATGATCGGCTTGGACGGGTGGCCCTTGGCCCAGTCCAGGAACGGTGCGGTCGCGGTGCCGAAGCTGTCCAGCTGCTGGCCGGTGTAGACGTCCGCGCAGACCCAGTCCACGTCGGAGTCGCCGGGGTAGTACGGCGCGGCCCGGTCGGCGGCGAAGCCGGCCGCGAGCGGGCACCAGACCCAGGAGACGTTGGTCGCCTTCTCCTCGGTGAAGATCATCCGGATGTGCCGCCAGGCCGCGATGAAGTCCTGCGGGGTCCAGATGCTCGCCTGCAGGTTGGGCCGGTCCATCTCCCAGCGCCAGCGCAGGAAGATCGGCTTGCCCAGGTCCCGGACCGCGCGGGCCCGCTGCCGGATCATGTCGTCGTACCGGCCGCTCTGGATGACCCGGGTGTCGGTGCCGGCCCAGGACAGCAGCAGCATCCGGTTGTTGTCGGCGGCCCACTTGTCGGCCGCGTCCGGGAACTCGTCGTCCCACGGGTGATAGGTCTGCACGATGTCCATCTGCCGGCCGGTCTTCTGCTCGAAGTCGGTGACGGCGTCGATGCGGCCCTGCGGGGTGTAGTCGCTGTCGGGCTGCACGTACGCGCCGACGTACGCGCCCTTGGCCGGGGGCTTGGGGCCGTCGCTGGGCAGGCTGCTCGGCAGCGGCGGCGGGAGGCTGCTCGCCGGCCCGGCCAGGCCCGGGGTGGCGTTGTCGTCGTGGTTGACCACGGTCAGGACCGCGCCGGCCACGGCCACGATCGCCACCACCACGCCGGCGATCACCACCAGCCGCCAGCGTCGTCTGCCCCGGCCGACATCGTCGTTCAGCCGATGTCCTTCACCCACTGCCCAGACCCCTTAGCTGCATTCCTCCACCCCCGTGCGGCCGTTCGGCCCCGTGCCGCACGCGTGGAGCCTTCCACATGTGCAAGCCGACTGTGCGGGGTCCCGGGCCTGCGCCCCGTTCAGGGGACGCTGCTCGCGTACGGCCACTACAGTTCACCCGGGGTTTGCTCAGCGTGAGGGGGAACGAGGATGACTACGCCGGTGCCGGTCGCGTTCGTGGGGGGTCACGGGCGCAGCGGCAGCACACTGCTGTCGCGGGTGCTCGGCGCGGTGCCGGGGTTCGTCACTGTCGGTGAGCTCTGCTACCTCTGGGACCAGGGCGTCGTCATGGACCGGATGTGCGGCTGCGGGAAGTCGTTCTCCGAGTGCGAGTTCTGGACCGCGGTCGGCAAGGAGGCGTTCGGCGGCTGGGACCAGGTCGACGCCAAGCGGCTGCTGACCCTGCGCAAGGCGGTCGAGCGGGTCCGGTACACGCCGCTGCTGTCCGCGCCCGCGCTCGCCCCCGACTACAACCGCAAGCTGCACGAGTACGCGGCGGCCATGTCGAGTGTGTACGCGTCGGTCCGGACCGTCAGCGGGGCGGAGGTCGTCGTCGACACCTCGAAGTACCCGTCCTCGGCGTACCTGCTGCGGCACGTGCCGGACGTCGAGCTCAAGCTCGTGCACCTGATCCGCTCGGTCTACGGCGTCTGCTACTCCTGGTCGAAGACCGTCGCCCGGCCGGACCGGGACGGCAAGCCGATGCCGACGTACCCGCCGGCCCGGACCGCGGCCGAGTGGGTGGCGTTCAATTTCCTGCTCGACGCGCTGCGGCTGCGGGGCGTGCCGGCCGAGCTGGTGCACTACGAGGACTTCGTGGCCAAGCCGCGGGAGACGCTGGCCGGCATCGTCCGGTTCCTGCTCGGCCGGGACGCCTCCGAGGCCGACCTGGCGTTCGTGGGGGAGTCCAGCGTGGAGTTGCCGCGCGACCACAGCGTGGCCGGCAACCCGATGCGGTTCCGGTCCGGTCCCGAGCAGCTCACGCTCGACGAGGCCTGGCGGACGAAGCTGGACCCGAAGGCCCGCCGGGTGATCAGCTTGGTCAGCGGGCCGGCCATCCTCCGCTACGGGTACGGCTCGGACCTGCGCAAGTCCGCCTGACGCCGGGCCGCGCTCAGGCGCGGGGGCCGCGCGGGGCCGCGCTCAGGCGCAGGGCGCGCTCGGCGCTCAGGCGCGGTGGCGGCCGCGGCCGGTCGGGGCCGGCTTGCGCGGGGTGGTCAGGCGGGGCGGCGCGGCGACCTTGGTCCCGTTCCTTCCTCCGTCGACCGCGGTCCCGTTCCGGGCCGGCGCGGCGCCGTTCGCGCCCGCACCGGCAGGGGCCGGGCCGACCGGAGCCGGACCCGGGCCCGGGCCGCCGGATCCCGGACCGCCGGGCCCGCCGGGACCGCCCCGGGGACCGCGCCGCCGGCCGCCGATGAACGCGTCGAGCACGAGGGCGCGGCGGAACTTCCACAGCGCCCCGGCCCACAGCAGCGCCGCCACCACCGAGGCCGCCAGCGCCGGCACCAGCCGGTCGCCGAAGGCCACCCGGGCGATCACCGCCGGCGGCAGCACCGTGGCCGTGCACAGCACGACCGCCGTGACGCTGGACCGGCCGACCGGGTGCAGCCCGGTCGCGACGAGCAGCTGCGCCAGCGGCACCAGGTTCGCGACCAGGATCGAGACGGCCCAGCCGATGGCCGCGCCGAGGATCCCGATCTGGGGGATGAGGATCAGGTCGACGCCGACCTGGACGACCAGTGCCAGGACGGCCTTGGCCAGGTTCCAGGTGCTCTTGCCGGCCATCATCAGCACGGTGTCGACCTGGCCGCTGGCGGTGGCGACCAGCATCGCGCCGCAGAGCACGACCACGACGTCGGTGGCGCTGGCGTACCGGTGGCCGAAGATGCTGAGCAGGCCGGCCGGGAACGCGCCGACGAGCAGGTAGAGCGGCCAGGTGGTGAGCACCAGCCAGCTGGTCGTGGTGCGGTAGAGCATCCCGGCCTCGTCCAGGTCCTTGCGGGCCAGCGCGGCCGACAGCCGCGGCTGCAGCGCCACCGAGATGGCCTGGTTGCCCAGCTGCCCGACGACCAGGAACCGGGTCGCGGCCGAGTAGAGCGCGGCCGGCACCGGGCCCAGGATCGAGATGATCAGCAGCACGTCGGCCCGCTGCAGGCCGACCTGGGTCAGCGAGATCAGGGCCCGGGGACCGGTGAAGCGCCAGTACTCCCGGCGGTCGAAGCCGGACGGCGCCGCGTCGGAGCGGCGGGCCCGGTTCAGCGCCGCCATCCGCCGGGCCGGCAGCCAGGACAGCAGCGTCGCGGGCAGGTAGGGCACGGTCCAGGCCAGCACGAGCAGCAGCACGCTGTGCGTCGGCACGACCAGCACGACCAGCACGACCAGCACCAGCTGGGCCAGCGGCCGGGCGATCCGCTCGATCAGCACCGTGGTCCGCATCCGGCCGAAGCCGCGGGTGATCGACTGCAGCACGTCGCCCAGCGCGGCGAACGGCAGCGCCAGCCCGCACAGCCGCAGCACCAGCACCACGCCGCTGCTGGTGTTGCCGAGCACATGCTCGGCGATCTGCGGCGCGAGCAGCAGCATCCCCAGGCCCAGGACCGAGGAGACGGCCAGCGTCGAGCGCACCGAGAGCCGCAGGCACTCGGCGACCTCCTGCGGCGAGCCGAGCAGCCGCAGCCGGGGCAGGAAGTAGATCGCGCCGCCGCCGGTGCCGACCCGGCCGATCGTGGACAGCAGCAGGATCAGCGAGGTGATGGAGAAGAAGATGCCGGCGTTGGCCTGGCTCATCGCCCGGGCCACCACGACCGACAGCAGCAGGTTCGCGACCGTCGTGATGCCGGCACCGAAGAGGTTCACGCCGCCGCCGCGGGCCACTGCCTCAACACTGCTACGCCGGTCGGCCCCGTCCGCGTCCGGGGCGGGGGCGACCTCGACCGCCCGTTCCTCCGCGAACTCGATCGCCGCCGGGGCCGTCGGCGGCAGCGCCAGCCGGACCGTCGCCTCGGGGTCCAGCTGCACGGTCGCCTCCGGATCGAAGGCGGGCGGCGGGCTGGTCACGCCCCAGCCTGTCACACGGCCCATGATTGCCGGGCCCGTTCGCCGCATCGGCGGGTGCAGGTCACACCGGCTGCATTCCGTGATTTATTTACTGCGCTGCGTAAGCGGGAGATTTGTCAAGACCCACATATGAACCTAGGTACTCCTCTACGTTGTGAATACCTGCTCGGGTGCCCCTCACCAATCGACGCCCGGGCCTTTCCTGGGGGAACAACAATCGTGTTGCGTAAGCGCGTGCTGGCCGCGGTCGTCGCGGCGGCTCTCTCCGCGACCGGCGCCACCGTGGTGTCGCTGTCGCTGTTCGCCGACCAGGCCGGTGCGGTGAGCACACCGCAGTCGACGCTGGTCAGCGACGTGCCTATGGCGGGCACGCCGAACGTCACCGACGGCTCCGTGCAGACCTTCGTCCAGATGGGCAGCAAGGTCTTCGCCGGCGGCACGTTCACCTCCCTGACCCTGCCGGGCTCGACGACCGCGGTCTCGCGGACGTACCTGCTCGCGGTCGACGCGACCACCGGCGCGCTGGACACCACCTTCGCGCCCGTCCTCGACGGCAATGTGAACGCGCTGCTGCCGGGTCCGACGCCGGGCACCGTCTACATCGGCGGTGCCTTCAACACGGTGAACGGCACGAAGTCGAAAAGCATCGCGCTGCTCGACGCCACCACCGGCGCGCTGATCCCGACCTTCAAGTTCCCGCCGATGAACGGCGTCGTGAACGACCTGGCGATGACCGGGGGCCGGCTGTTGGTGGCCGGCACGTTCACCACGCTCGGTCCGAACCCGCGGCCGGGTCTCGGCTCGCTCAACCCGAGCACCGGCGCGGTCGACACCTACCTGACGATCCCGGTGGCCGGTCACCACAACTACCCGCACTTGGACCGGTTCGGTAACCCCGTCGGCGCCCAGGCCCCGGTCGGCGTCTCCAAGATCGACGTCACGCCGGACGGCACCCGCATGGTGATGATCGGCAACTTCCTCACCGCCGGCGGCCTGGACCGCGACCAGATCGCGATGGTCAACCTGACCAGCACGACCGCGGCGGTCGACCCGAACTGGCGGACCGCCCGGTTCACCGACGACTGCATCTTCAACGCGTACGACAGCTACATCCGGGACGTGGACTTCTCCACCGACGGGGCGTACTTCGTGGTGGTGGCGACCGGCGGCCCGGCCACCGGCTCGCTCTGCGACAGCGCCACCCGCTGGGAGACCAACGGCAGCGGCACCGCCGTCCAGCCGACCTGGATCGACTACACCGGCGGCGACACGCTGCTGTCCGTCGCGATCACCGGCACGGCCGTGTACGTCGGCGGCCACCAGCGTTGGCTGAACAACTCCAACGGCCGTGACTCCGCGGGCGCCGGCTCCGTGCCGCGCCCGGGCGTCGCCGCCCTGGACCCGGTCAACGGCGTGCCGTTCTCCTGGAACCCCGGTCGCAACCCGCGCGGCGCCGGTGCGTACGCGGTGTACGCGACGCCCACCGGCCTCTGGGTCGGCAGCGACACGGACTGGATCGGCAACTTCGCGTTGAAGCGCGGCAAGATGGCGTTCTTCCCGCTGGACGGCGGCACCGCGGTCGGCGCGAACAGCACCGGCCGGCTGCCCGGCAACGTGATCATCGGCTCGCCCACCGCGGCGCCGACCACCGCGGTCTCCCGGGCCTACGACGGGACGACGGTCGCCTCCACCTCGACGCTGCCCAGCAGCGGCCTGGACTGGAGCACCACCCGCGGCGCGGTCATGGTCGACGGCAAGGTCTTCTACGGCTCGGCCACCGACAGCAACTTCTACTGGCGGACGTTCGACGGCAGCGTGTTCGGCCCGGCGAACCTGATCGACCCGTACGGCGACCCGGCGTGGTCCACTGTGGACACCGGCTCCGGGCAGACGTACCTCGGCAGGAAGTCCGGGTTCTACGCGGAGATCCCGAGCGTGACCTCGGAGTTCTACAGCGGCGGGCGGCTCTACTACACGCTGTCCGGGCAGACGCCGATGTTCTACCGGTACTTCACCCCGCAGAGCGGCATCCTCGGCGCCGACCGCTTCCAGGTCGCCGGCACGACGAACTGGAGCGACACCGGCGGCGCGTTCCTGGACGGGACGAACCTCTACCTGACGTCCCGCACCGCCGGGAACCTGCGCCGGATCACCTTCTCCGGCGGGGTCTTCGGGACCACGTCCACCACCGTCAGCGGCCCGGCCGTGGACGGCAAGGACTGGCGGGGCAAGTCGGTGTTCCTGTCCACGATCGGCGCGAACGTGTTGCCGACCGCGGCCTTCACCACCAACTGCGGCGGGCTGAGCTGCACCGTGGACGGCACGTCCTCCTCCGACCCGGACGGCGCGATCGCCTCGTACGCCTGGGACTTCGGGGACGGGACGACCGGGACCGGGGCGACGCTGACCCACGCGTACGCGGCGGCCGGGTCGTACACGATCACGCTGACGGTGACCGACAGCCGGGGCGGGACCAACACGACCACGCGGCCGGTCACGGTCGCGGCACCGACCACGGTGATCGCCTTCCGGGGCGCGGCCAACGCCAACGTCAACGCGGCCACGGTCACCGTCGCCGTGCCGGCGGCGGTGCAGGCCGGGGACGCGCTGGTGGCGACCGCGACGGTCAACGCCGACACCGTGACGGTCGGCGACCCGGCCGGCTGGACCCGGATCGACACGGCGACCACCACCGGCATCCAGACCATCGTCTGGACCAAGGTGGCGACCGCGACGGACGCCGCCGCGGCCGTGACCGTCCCGCTGAGCGGCACGGTGAAGACCAGCCTGACCGTCGCGGCCTGGTCCGGGACCTCGGCGACCAGCCCGGTCGCGGTGTTCGCGCACAAGGTGGACACCGTGGCGACCGCGTCGCACACGACGCCGGCCGTGACCGTGGCGACGCCGGGCAGCTGGGTCGTCTCGTACTGGGCGGACAAGTCCTCGGCCACGACGGCCTGGACGGCCCCGGCCGGTCAGACCGTCCGCAACGTCTCCATCGGCACGGCGAGCGGGCGGGTCACCTCGCTGCTCACCGACGGCGGGACGACGGCGACGCCGGGCGCGGCGGGATCGCTCACCGCGACCACCGACGCGGCCGGGACCAAGGCGACCACCCTCACCCTGGTGCTCGCGCCCGCGAGCTGAGCTGACAAGCCCGGAAGGGCCCGGTGCGCATCGGCACCGGGGCCCTTCTGTCTGTCCGGAACAGGCGAAGGCCCGGTACGCGGGAGGCGTACCGGGCCTTCGAGCGGGTGGGATCAGGCGCGCCAGCTGGGGGGCGCGCCGAGCCAGGACTCGAGCTCCGCGTCGGAGTCGGCGAGCCGGCCCTCCAGCGAGGTCCGCAGGGAGTCCGGCATCGGCGCGCGCGGCCGGGCGTTGTGCTTGTCGAACACGACGCCGCCGGCACGGCCGATGCCGAGGAAGTCGACGACCTCGTCGAAGACCGGCTCCGGGTCGGTGAAGAACCGCTGGCTGTCCACGACGTGCATCCGGTCCCGGCCGAACAGCCCCGCCAGCCGTGCCAGCTGCGCCGCGTACCGCCCGCGGGTCACGTACGCGTGGTGCTGGTGCGAGTGGGACTGGTACGTCGGGTCGGCGATCAGCTTGGCCTCCTCGCCCGCCAGCCGGACCGGCTCCAGCTCCAGCGCCTTGGAGAACGGCTCGGTCTCGAAGCCCCGGGCCGTCTCGTGGGTGTGGGCCGAGTACGCCCGCTCGACCGGGTCGCGCAGCAGCACCAGCAGCTTCACGCCCGGCAGGTCGTTCTCGATCCGCTTCCCGGCCAGCGGGTGGAACAGGTAGTACGGGCTGGACTCGCCGGTGATCGGCAGCCGGTCCGGCGCCGGCGCGGCCCGGCGGGCGCTGGCCAGGAGCGGGAAGTGACCGCGGTACCAGGCGGGCCCGTGCCCGTAGCCGGTGTCGAAGTAGTGCGCGCCCTTGTGCAGCACGGCCGGCAGCACCATCGGGTGCTGGGACAGCGTCTTGTACATCGACGTCGTCCCGCAGCGCTGCGCCCCGACGATGAGGAACGACGGCGTCATCCGGGCCGAGGCGGTGAACCGCCCGGTCGTCCGCGCCGTCGCCCGGGCCAGCTCCTGCAGCCGCGGCTGCTCCTTGAGCGTGGACTTGAGCGTGCCTACCCCCACCACGAACCGAACCCCTCCCCTTGATCTCAGCGCGCGACGACCGGTGCGGCCGCCCGAGCGGCGGCCAGCACCCCCTCGGTCATGCTGCGCCAGCTCCCCCACCTTGTCTGACCGTCGCCGACGTACCGGGTCAGGATCTCGACCAGGTAGAGCGCGGCGACGACCGCCGCGGACTCGGCCGGTACCCCCACCGGCGCGAGCAGCCCGGGCGCCCGCCGGACCGAGTCGGCCGCGGCCCGGCCGGCCTGCTCGACGTGCGCGAGCGCCCGCGGCTGCAGGTCGTAGTGCAGCGCGTCGAAGCCGACCGGCACGCCGCCGCCGAACCGCTCCCAGTCCCAGGCCAGCACCGTGTCCGCGACGACCGCCGTGTTCCACGGGGTCCAGTCGCCGTGCCAGGAGCCGATCCGCAGGTCGGTGGTCGCGCCGGCGAGCGAGTCCAGGGCGGCGATGAGCCCGTCGCGGGCCTCGCCCGGCGGCAGGTCCGCGACCCGCTTGCGCAGCCCCCGCACGTACGGGCCGTCGACCGGCTCGGTCGAGATGCCGCCCACGGCCGCGACCTCGGCGGTGGCGGCGGCGAGCCGCTCGTCGGAGGGGCGGCGGGGGCGGCGGACCGGCAGCGGGGACTGGACCAGGATCTCCAGCCCGCGCCAGGACCCGCCGGACAGCGCCTTTGGCGGGGTCACCTGCCGCAACCCGGCCTTGGCCAGCATCCGCAGCGTCGCGGTCTCGGCCGCGACCAGCCGGCCGGTGAGCACGGTGGTGGCGACCTTCGCGTACCCGACCGTACGGCCGTCGCCGTCGAGCAGCTGCAGGACGGGCTTGCGGTTCGCCCGGGCCGGCCCGAGGTGCAGGCTCATCAGCACCGGCCGGCCGAGCTCGCGGGAGAGGTGGTCCTCGATCGTGTCGCCGGCCCCGATCTCCAGCCGGTCCGGGACCAGCCGGTCGCCGGCCCCGGTCCGCAGCGCGGCGGCGGCCAGCCGGACCGCGAGCCGGCGGGCGGTCGAGGACTGCTCGCCGTAGCCGCGGACCGCGCCGCCGGCGGCCCGCGTCGTCCGCCGCGGCACCAGCAGCCGCGGGTGGGCCAGGCTGGGCAGGATCAGGTACGAGCGCCGGGCGCCCGCGTGCCGGGCCCGGCCCAGCGTCGCGGTGGCCGGCGCCGGCCAGAGCAGCGGGACCAGCTCGCGCAGGTACGCGACCCGGTCGTCGATCCCCTCGGCCGCGCGGGCCGGCGTCCCCCCGTGGTCCCCGGTCACGCCGCCTCCGCCTCCTCGTCCTTCAGGCGCCAGAGGATTCCGACGGCGATCATCTGGATGGCCAGCGGCCAGCCGACGGCGGAGTAGACGAACATGAACCACATCGACATCAGGATCGTCATCTGCGCCCCGATGCCGACGGCTGATCGCACTCCTCGGTAGTGCCAGAGGATCGCGAGGAAGAACGCCAGGTAGAGCCCCATCCCGACGAAGCCCTGGGCGAAGATCGTCAGCCAGAAGTGGCCGGTGCTGCCGATGTCGGCGTTGCCGCAGCGGGCACAGTTCGAGGACGTGCCGACCGCGATCGACTGGTAGCTGCCGCGGACCTCACGGGTCGTGCCCCAGCCGACGACCGGTGACTCGACCGCGCCCTGGAACGCCGCGTGCGCCAGGTTGGACCGGATGTCGTTGCTGTGCCCGTGGTCGAGCCGTTCCTGGACGACCGTGGCCAGCGGCGAGGCGGCGAAGACCACCGCCAGCGTGCCGACCGCCGCGGCCAGCCCGATGACCGTGGCCAGCCGGCCGCTCATCACCATCCGGGCGGCGAGCAGCAGCACCCCGAGCCCGAGACCGATCCAGAGCCCGCGGTTGAGCGAGTTGACGATCGGGATGAGCGCGACCAGCAGCACGCCGACCGCGAACAGCCGGAGCCGGGCCCGGGCCATCAGGCCCCAGACGATGAACCAGACGACCAGCAGCCCGGTGACGTTGCCCCAGGTGTTGGTGTACTCGAACGGCGCCTTCGGCCGGGGCGCGGTGAAGCCCAGCACGTCCTGGTTCTGCGCGGCCGACGGGTGCACCAGCACCTTGACGTACCCGTTGGAGGTCAGCGCGTGCGGCAGCACGAGCTCCACCGGCGAGGAGAAGTTGAAGCCGGGCGCGGCCAGGCCGAGCAGGCCGCCGGCGATCGCGACCACGAACAGCGTGGCCAGACAGTTGAGGATCGTCCGGACGGTCAGCCCGCGGGTCCGCATGTTGCCGACGTAGAGCATGACGATCGCGGAGGCGACGTAGTTGAACAGCCGCAACGAGTACGCGATGAGCTGGCTCGGCGCCCCGTGCGGCAGCGTGTCCGGCGCGGTCTTGCCCAGCATCAGCACGCTGACCAGCACGGCCAGCAGGAAACAGAGCCAGAGCGCGA
The window above is part of the Mycobacteriales bacterium genome. Proteins encoded here:
- a CDS encoding sulfotransferase domain-containing protein, with product MVGVGTLKSTLKEQPRLQELARATARTTGRFTASARMTPSFLIVGAQRCGTTSMYKTLSQHPMVLPAVLHKGAHYFDTGYGHGPAWYRGHFPLLASARRAAPAPDRLPITGESSPYYLFHPLAGKRIENDLPGVKLLVLLRDPVERAYSAHTHETARGFETEPFSKALELEPVRLAGEEAKLIADPTYQSHSHQHHAYVTRGRYAAQLARLAGLFGRDRMHVVDSQRFFTDPEPVFDEVVDFLGIGRAGGVVFDKHNARPRAPMPDSLRTSLEGRLADSDAELESWLGAPPSWRA